The Candidatus Woesearchaeota archaeon genome includes a window with the following:
- the radA gene encoding DNA repair and recombination protein RadA, with the protein MALKMVHQEEEPMEEETQQAEEMIEIKMPVNALKKFMLEDLPGVGAATAQKLKECGFGDQMAIAVATPGELVQATGMTEQAARKIINAARNSLDMGFESGDDLLKKRERVIRISTGSASFDALMGGGFETGSITECYGEFGSGKTQIANILTINAQKQDPTAVVVYIDTENTFRPERVKQLAEAAGLDATKVLGNIKVARAYNSDHQMILAEKVEELIQDKNLNVRLVIVDSLTAHFRAEFIGRGTLAERQQKLNKHMHVLLKLADTCNLCVYVTNQVMSKPDVFFGDPTQAIGGHIVGHASTYRLYLRKGKKGSRVAKLVDSPDRPEGECGFYVTGEGLKDIKV; encoded by the coding sequence ATGGCACTGAAAATGGTACATCAAGAAGAGGAACCGATGGAAGAGGAAACGCAACAAGCAGAAGAGATGATAGAAATTAAAATGCCTGTAAATGCGCTGAAAAAATTTATGCTCGAAGACCTGCCTGGGGTCGGAGCGGCAACCGCACAAAAGCTAAAAGAGTGTGGGTTCGGCGACCAAATGGCAATCGCTGTTGCAACACCCGGCGAATTAGTACAAGCAACCGGCATGACTGAACAAGCGGCGCGGAAAATAATCAACGCTGCGCGCAACAGCCTCGACATGGGCTTTGAATCCGGCGATGACCTCCTCAAAAAAAGAGAACGAGTGATACGAATTTCAACTGGCAGCGCGAGTTTTGATGCGCTCATGGGCGGCGGGTTTGAAACCGGCTCCATTACTGAATGCTATGGCGAGTTTGGCTCGGGAAAAACCCAGATTGCAAATATCCTCACCATCAACGCACAAAAGCAGGATCCGACTGCTGTGGTTGTGTACATCGACACTGAAAACACGTTTCGGCCAGAGCGCGTGAAACAGCTTGCAGAAGCAGCAGGTCTTGACGCAACAAAAGTGCTCGGCAACATCAAAGTGGCTCGGGCATACAACTCTGACCATCAGATGATTTTGGCTGAAAAAGTTGAGGAGCTCATCCAAGACAAAAATCTAAACGTACGGTTGGTGATCGTCGACTCCTTGACTGCACACTTTCGTGCAGAATTTATCGGAAGGGGAACGCTTGCCGAACGCCAGCAGAAACTTAACAAGCATATGCACGTCCTGCTGAAACTTGCAGACACCTGCAACCTGTGTGTCTATGTGACCAATCAAGTCATGTCAAAGCCGGATGTGTTCTTCGGTGACCCAACTCAAGCAATCGGTGGCCACATTGTGGGTCACGCTTCAACCTACCGCTTGTACTTGCGCAAGGGCAAGAAAGGCAGCAGAGTTGCGAAACTTGTTGACAGCCCGGACAGGCCTGAAGGCGAATGCGGCTTTTATGTCACCGGAGAAGGCCTGAAAGACATCAAGGTCTAA